CCTGGTCGATTTTTATGCCGATTGGTGCGGGCCGTGCAAGATGATGGCCCCGATTATTGATGATGTTGCCAAAGAATACGATGGCAAAATAATTATTGGCAAAGTCAATGTTGACAACAACCCGAATGTTTCGATGAAATACGGTATCATGAGCATTCCCACAATAATTCTTTTTAAATCCGGCCAACCGGTTAAACAGCTAGTGGGGTATCAGCCGAAAGAAACGCTTCTTAAAGCTCTGGAAGTTTAAGGTTGCTGCGTCTTGGGTTTGTTCAGGCGCTGAAATAAATTTTTCTCCTGTTTGGGTTTTTCCGCCGATTGATCTTTTGACCCTTCATGAAGGATGTGGGTAAGCACCGAACTAAAATCTTTGGTCGCTTCATCTTCAACGGCCTTCTCTTTGGCCGGC
The Patescibacteria group bacterium genome window above contains:
- the trxA gene encoding thioredoxin translates to MELTLTDTNFDEELKKATLPVLVDFYADWCGPCKMMAPIIDDVAKEYDGKIIIGKVNVDNNPNVSMKYGIMSIPTIILFKSGQPVKQLVGYQPKETLLKALEV